A window of the Hordeum vulgare subsp. vulgare chromosome 5H, MorexV3_pseudomolecules_assembly, whole genome shotgun sequence genome harbors these coding sequences:
- the LOC123399700 gene encoding membrane protein PM19L-like, with amino-acid sequence MAGVGRNMVAPLLVLNLIMYIIVIGFASWNLNHFINGITNRPGVGGNGATFYFLVFAILAGVVGAASKLAGVHHVRTWRGDSLATSASSSLVAWAITALAFGLACKEIHVGGYRGWRLRVLEAFVIILAFTQLLYVLALHSGLFGNQFGNNNGGYPAEHAYGAGVGDHHNKGMDTGGVARV; translated from the coding sequence ATGGCGGGCGTCGGTCGCAACATGGTGGCGCCGTTGCTGGTGCTGAACCTCATCATGTACATCATCGTCATCGGGTTCGCGAGCTGGAACCTCAACCACTTCATCAACGGCATCACCAACCGCCCCGGCGTAGGCGGCAACGGCGCCACCTTCTACTTCCTCGTCTTCGCCATCCTTGCCGGGGTCGTCGGCGCGGCATCCAAGCTCGCCGGAGTGCACCACGTCCGTACCTGGCGTGGGGACAGCCTCGCCACCTCCGCCTCTTCTTCGCTGGTGGCCTGGGCGATTACCGCCTTGGCCTTCGGGCTGGCGTGCAAGGAGATCCACGTCGGCGGGTACCGGGGGTGGCGCCTCAGGGTGCTGGAGGCGTTCGTCATCATCCTCGCCTTCACGCAGCTCCTGTACGTGCTTGCTCTCCACTCTGGGCTCTTCGGAAACCAGTTTGGTAATAACAATGGTGGGTATCCGGCGGAGCACGCTTACGGCGCCGGCGTCGGTGACCACCACAACAAGGGCATGGACACCGGCGGCGTCGCAAGGGTCTAA